TTTGAATCCTGCTGCTATTCCTGAAGGGCAATTCATTGACAGTAGGAAGGGAGCTGAGAAATTGTTGGGTTCATTGGACATTGACCATAATCAGTACAAGTTTGGACACACTAAGGTTCAATACAATGAGTCATATTAGTTTTGCAATACTACTTTAAAGCTAAAGtcattttacagtaaataaaatcgAGTATGCATATTGAGATGCTGTTATTCTAGGTGTTCTTCAAGGCTGGTCTCCTGGGTCTTCTTGAAGAGATGAGAGATGATCGTCTTGCCCTAATCATCACTCGTTTTCAGGCTTGTGCTAGGGGGCTTCTCTCAAGAGTTGAGTTCCAGAAGATGGTTGAACGCAGGTAAGACTCTACATTGTGCTAATAATTCTCAAGGCATTTTCCATAACTTCAAAAAATATGTTAACATTTAGTGAATTGCAGGGATGCTTTGCTTGTGATCCAGTGGAATGTCCGTGCTTTCATGGGTGTCAAGAATTGGCCCTGGATGAAACTGTACTTCAAGATTAAACCCCTGTTAAGGTCAGCTGaagcagagaaagagatggCCAACATGAAGGAAGAATTCCTGAAATTAAAAGAGGCTTATGCTAAATCTGAAGCCCGCAGAAAAGAACTTGAGGAGAAAATGGTCACACTTCTCCAAGAGAAAAATGACCTGCAACTCCAAGTCCAGGCTGTGAGTTTGTGGTTTGAAAATAGATGTGGAAATCATGCAGTTGTCACTTTCAGGAGACCAGAATTCAACATTTTACatgaattacttttttttttaaacaggagcAAGACAATCTTTGTGATGCTGAAGAGCGATGTGAAGGTCTGATTAAGAACAAGATCCAACTTGAAGCAAAATGCAAAGAGTTGACTGAGAGActggaagatgaagaagaaatgaATGCTGAATTGACAGCTAAGAAGAGAAAGCTGGAGGATGAATGCTCTGAACTGAAGAAAGATATTGATGATCTGGAACTTACTCTGGCCAAAGTGGAGAAGGAGAAGCATGCCACTGAGAATAAGGTTTAGGTTTACTTTAAATAAGCTTGAAACAatttagagtaatgtgttttggaGACCTTCAACAAAGTATATTTCTTTTACAGGTTAAAAACCTGACTGAGGAAATGGCAGCTCTTGATGAAATCATTGCCAGGCTGACCAAGGAGAAGAAAGCTCTCCAGGAAGCTCATCAGCAAACACTGGATGATCTGCAGAGTGAGGAGGACAAAGTCAACACTCTGACTAAAGCCAAAGCTAAACTGGAGCAGCAAGTTGATGATGTTAGTACTTGTTACATAGTTATGGGTATGAAATCATGGCTTAATTTGTAAATATGCAGGTCCCGGAACACTAAGAGGGTAGTGATTCGGCAAGTCGGGAGGCACGCGGAAGCTCCCGGTCCCCAAACTTACAGACACGTAAAAGTGCTTCTGGAATCTCACATAGCTAACGATATTCAATGCTGATAGGTAGGCCTATGTAATTGATTACACTGGTATACGACATAAGAAGTTTTTAGTAGTGAGTATTCTCAGTACAAAGGAAAACATTTGTGGATCGCACATTCCATCAGTTTATCAAAACAGAACCGTAGGCCTACTGTGCTGTCACCTCAGATAGCTACAAAGCACATTTGCCCAAAGTACTTCGAAAACAAAGCTACGTTTCATACAGTAGGCCTACTTACAACATTAACTGCTCAACATAACTAAGAAAAAATGACTTACCTAacacaaaatattccacaaagctgtcgtgtcctcttcctcttccctgTGTCGTGTTTGGCTTTGAGTGTCTGTTGCGGTCCCGTGTCCCTTACGTATCCATGAGTGCACAAATGGTTCAGGATTGAACTTTGTAAGTGGTAGGCCCATGATGTTCAAAAACATCAGAGACAAGATGGTGGGAATGAGAAGATGCATGCTGCGAGCTACAAATGAGATTCATTTTGGAGAATGCCCACTCGCACTCCACTCGTGATTGGTATGGTATTCACAGGCGCCAATAACTGCCTCAGTCCTTCAGGAACTTTTTGTGTATTTGAGTCCCTGTACTTCCTAAAAGCCCAAATGACTGTAAATAGCTGTTAACTCCATTTAATTTGTGGCAATCACTTTCAAAGCCTTTCAAGAGTCAAGATTTTATTCAAGATTTGATTTGTTTCATAcacagttatatacagtatataacttgtAGTGAAGTGAAAAGCCATGCACAAGTTCACAACCTTTAGTCTCCTTGTAAGCGGTTCTAAAAACCTTTCACAATCAGGCTAGAATTATCACTGCTAGTCATGGTAACGGTCACCAAACTGCTTCATCAGTGACCCAATGCCGCTCGCGCTCTTGGACTCTTGCCTTTTTAGTATTTTGGTCCATTTTGTCATTGTCGTTGATTGTGttattaaaaaatgttgttAATGATAACTGCTTTCTTTTCGCCATGACGCACTCTATAATGCATGCTACGTGACTGTAAGCTTCGCTTTATGACAATGAACTCAGGTGAACTTTGAACTTGAAATAATTATGTTATGTGAAAGAGATTATTGATTTACTATTAGCAATATTTGAGCACCGGGAATATaagatttgcatttttattgcagttttttttggtgttctattttacttttggtgaattaaaaaccaaaactatttgttttgataatatTGCTACATGAGACTTTAAACATCCAGCTGCAGAGGCGGCGGATCCACATAAACAGGTTACAGAACACAGGTGTGATACATTTTAGAGCTGCCGGATCATGTTCTCACTAAACCAGATGTAATACAATAtagtacaatttttttaaatactattttttttccagcttgaGGGATCACTGGAACAGGAAAAGAAGTTACGCATGGACCTTGAGAGGGCTAAGAGAAAACTTGAAGGAGACTTAAAATTGACTCAGGAGAATATTATGGACCTGGAAAATGATAAGCAACAGCTGGAGGAGAGGCTGAAAAAGTAAGTTGCTAACAATAACCATGGAATAATAATGGAACAATAAGCTACTACTAaatatctatgtatgtatgtttttcaAACCCACAGAAAAGATTTTGAGATCAGCCAACTCAACAGCAAAATTGAGGATGAGCAAGCAATGGCAGCCCAACTTCAAAAGAAACTTAAAGAGCTGCAGGTAATCTGATACCTCACGAGATAGTGACTTTTCTAATTCTGCCTGCTTTGCTTACCATAAAATCATATATTTAGGCTCGTATTGAAGAGCTAGAAGAAGAGCTGGAGGCTGAGAGAGCAGCTCGTGCCAAGATTGAGAAACAAAGGGCAGATTTGGCAAGGGAACTGGAGGAGATCAGTGAGAGGCTGGAGGAGGCTGGTGGAGCCACTGTTGCCCAGATTGAAATGAACAAGAAGAGAGAGGCTGAGTTCCAGAAACTGCGCAGAGACCTTGAAGAGTCCACCCTGCAACATGAGGCCACTGCTGCAACTCTAAGAAAGAAACATGCTGATAGTGTGGCAGATCTGGGAGAACAGATTGACAACCTTCAGAGAGTGAAGCAGAAACTTGAGAAGGAGAAGAGTGAACTGAGACTGGAGCTGGATGATGTGGTCTCCAACATGGAGCAGATTGTTAAATCCAAggtattaatgaataattatgtaCGGTGCATACAGACATGTATATTTTATCTTTAAGAGGAGCACACCAAAATGTGTTGAGTATACAGGGCTTTTTTGCCCTTTTTGTTTCCATAATATtgattttctttattctttGGTCTAGACAAACCTTGAAAAGATGTGCCGGACTCTCGAGGACCAGATGACTGAATATAGGACTAAATTTGAGGAAGGACAACGCAGCATCAATGACTTTAGCATGCAGAAATCTAAATTGCTAACAGAGAATGGTAAGGACTAAGCTAAGGAATGAGGGGGTGTGTTCTAAGTGTtatgtataacacacacatgtaacTGAAATCAATCTGTAATCAAGGGGAACTCACAAGACAATTGGAAGAGAAAGATTCCTTGGTGTCTCAGCTGACCAGAAGCAAGCAGTCCTTTACCCAACAGATTGAGGATCTCAAGAGACAACTTGAAGAGGAAGTGAAGGTATTTCTAAAGCTGATGCTTCAAAACCTTTCACAcagtacaaaattaaaaacaaccaaccaaccaaaacacttttttttccaggctAAGAATGCCCTGGCTCATGCAGTGCAGTCGGCTCGTCATGATTCTGACCTGCTCAGAGAGCAGTATGAAGAGGAGCAGGAGGCTAAGGCTGAACTGCAGCGCAGTCTCTCCAAAGCAAACTCTGAGGTAGCTCAGTGGAGGACCAAGTATGAAACCGATGCAATCCAGAGAACAGAAGAGCTGGAGGATGCAAAGTAAGAAATCAGAAACCATCAAAATCTTCATTTTTGCATGTAGTGATTTTTCATGTTAAGAAATGgatgatgttaaaaaaaatctactgaAACATTTGCTGTACTGGCATGTAGAAAGAAACTTGCTCAGCGTCTGCAAGATGCAGAAGAAGCTGTGGAAGCTGTAAATGCCAAGTGCTCTTCTTTGGAAAAGACCAAACACAGACTGCAGAATGAGATTGAAGATCTCATGGTTGATGTTGAACGATctaatgctgctgctgctgctcttgACAAGAAACAAAGGAACTTTGACAAGGTTATTATTCAGTTTATTGTAATGTTGGCAGTTTTGTCCTCTGTTCAGAGGTtctatttttgtaaatatgtttttgttGCAATCCACCAGATCCTGGCTGAGTGGAAGCAGAAATATGAAGAGTCGCAGTCTGAGCTGGAGAGCTCCCAAAAAGAGGCCAGATCTCTAAGCACTGAGCTCTTCAAACTGAAGAACTCGTATGAGGAGTCCCTTGATCATCTGGAGACCATGAAAAGGGAGAACAAAAACCTCCAAGGTACCCATGTTTGTTTCAGAGGTCTAGAACATTTGAGTACTAGTTAACATACATTGACAAGCATATTTTTTCCTGATAAACAGAGGAAATTTCTGACCTCACTGAGCAAATTGGTGAGACTGGCAAGAGTATCCATGAACTGGAGAAAATCCGTAAACAGCTGGAGCAGGAAAAGGCAGAAATTCAGAGTGCTCTTGAGGAAGCTGaggtgcattattattattgattacaTCATATGTACATCATATACTCTGCAGCTATAGATTTcaattacagaataaaatagCAACCATGGGATAGTGcatgaaaaaaaagattttagcTTTGATTGAACTGTGATCTATTAGGCTTCCCTTGAGCATGAAGAAGGAAAGATCTTGCGGGCCCAACTGGAATTCAACCAGGTGAAGGCTGACATTGAACGTAAACTGGCTGAAaaggatgaggagatggagcaggCCAAGAGGAATCACCAAAGAGTGATGGACACCCTGCAAAGCTCTCTAGAGGCTGAGACTCGCAGCAGAAATGAAGCTCTTAGagtgaagaagaagatggaggGAGACTTAAATGAGATGGAGATCCAGCTGAACCAGGCTAACAGGCAGGCTTCAGAGGCTCAGAAACAACTCAAGAGTCTGCATGGACATATTAAggtacattttaaacaaatgtatGATGGAATCTTTGTTTCTAATTACCTGTGTATTCTATAATTCACAGTCTCCTTGTGAATTTTTTTACCTTGTAGGATACTCAGCTGCACCTGGATGATGCTCTCCGTGCTAACGATGATCTCAAAGAGAACATTGCTATTGTGGAGAGACGCAACAATCTAATCCAGGCTGAACTGGATGAACTGAGATCCCTGGTAGAGCAGACCGAGAGAGGCCGCAAACTGGCTGAGCAAGAATTGCTGGATGTCAGTGAGAGGGTTCAGCTACTGCACTCTCAGGTAGTATAtagattcttcttctttttttcctccataaaatgaaacaaaataatgtaataaaattcaAGTCTACATATGATATGAAGTTAAATTTGTAAACAACTGTAGAACACCAGCTTGCTGAACCAGAAGAAGAAATTAGAGGGAGACACTTCTCAGCTTCAGACTGAGGTAGAGGAGGCTGTCCAAGAGTGCAGGAATGCTGAGGAAAAAGCCAAAAAAGCCATCACTGATGCTGCCATGATGGCAGAAGAGCTGAAGAAGGAGCAGGACACCAGTGCTCACCTGGAGCGCATGAAGAAGAACATGGAGCAGACCATTAAAGATCTCCAGCACCGCCTGGATGAAGCTGAGCAAATTGCCATGAAAGGGGGCAAGAAGCAGGTCCAGAAACTGGAAGCCAGGGTGAGTTCATGAAATTTCTTGATTAACACGGAAATACCACACATTATCTTGAATCTCTACAaaacattttgtatatttttgtaggTAAGGGAGCTGGAAAATGAGGTGGAGATAGAGCAGAAAAAAGCCAGTGAATCTGTAAAAGGAATCCGGAAATATGAAAGACGGATCAAGGAGCTTACCTACCAGGTTATTTCTCTTTTCACTGTGCCATTTACTGTATCACCTTCAAAACATGTGAAACAAATTGGATAGAAATTGCTCAAAATAAAAGGGTATTCACAGACTGAAGAAGATCGCAAGAATCTGGCTCGTCTACAAGACCTGGTAGACAAACTGCAGCTGAAAGTCAAGTCCTACAAGAGAACTGCAGAGGAAGCTGTAAGTGCATCAAAATGTATCTGATGCAAACATTTAATATGCATTTGTACttccatttgtttttaaattttgtgcATACTCTTTACAGGAGGAACAGGCTAACACCCATCTTGGCAAGTTCCGCAAGCTGCAGCATGAGCTGGATGAGGCAGAGGAAAGAGCCGATATTGCAGAGTCTCAGGTCAACAAGCTTAGAGCGAAGAGCCGTGACGTAAGCTCCAAAGTAAGTTCTCTTATCATCCAAATGTTAATGAGTGATAAATCTAATAAAAGGCTCTCGTTTGCTTCATCCTTTTATAATGCACACATTTAATACTGTTGCaaaagggtttttgttttgtcatcGTATAtgattattgtttaaaatattctaGCCTGTAAAACTGGCTTACTGTACTAATAGTAACTTGACTAAATCAGGAATCTGTTAACAAGGAATTGTAAACATCAAGTCCACATATACAGTAGCCTAACAAATTAGATATTACAGTGTTAAACTgcaaaacagagagaaaatgcACTTTATAACTCCTGCTCGTCTTTATTTCCTCCTACAGAAAGGTCATGATGAAGAGTGAAGAGATCACTTGACTCTCTATAAAAAGCTTGTACACTGTGTTTAGTGCTCTTTGACACCGAATCCTGTAGTTGAATAGAATAAAAATTAGCAATGAACCCTTTTGGCtgtggtgatgttttttctGTATTAAAAATGATTCCATAATACTTAACACAAATCAAACGAGAGTAAAGAATTGTTTGTAAATCAGTGCACAATAAAACCATATGTCAAATTAAATACAGCATTTAATTTCAATTATAAATGCAGTACAATGGCTAATGTACTAAAATACTGGAGTACCTCATTAAATATTGTTTAGAATATTGTGTTCTCTAATATTTCTTTCTAGTTTgaagaaaacacacattcaaTAAACTGAACACATATGTTAAGTATCTACTCTATTTACACTagcatttatttccttttaacctgttttttttttttaaaaaaatcatattcaCATGATTATTTAGGACACGGTGGCTTAtcggttagcatgttcgcctcacacctccagggttgagggttcgattctcgccctgtgtgtgcggtgtttgcatgctctccccatgctgcggtttcctctggtttcatcccccagtccaaagacatgcatggtaggctgattggcatgtctaaagtgtctgtagtgtatgaatgggtgtgtgaatggtgattgtgccctgcgatggattggcaccctgtccagggtgtcccccaccttgtgccccatgccccctgggataggccccaggttccccgtgacccagtaaggacaagatggatggatggagattattGTCCAGCTTCACATCATAGTAAGAAATTGCTTACTATGCTTTTTTGCTTAAATTATGAAGCATAATCTGGTGAAACAGATATCAGATGGCACTAATGCTGCCATCaactgctgtttatttttctgtaatggTAAAGAATAGGGTTGGCTTTATTTTCTAACCCTCAAATGTATTTATGGTGCTACAGATGTATGAAGACTCCTAATGCAATGTTTTGATTATGCATTATATTGCTTGCATGCATggcatggtaaaaaaaaaaaaaaaagctaaacaaaAGTCATTTAGCTATTTGATAATATAAACACtaatttcaaaacattaaaataaataaataaataaataaataaataaaataaagggtTGATGCGCAATGTAGACAACCTTTTGGAGAGATGTCTGACAGTGTCATACTTTAAAATGAGAATTTTTGGGAACCCAAGTTGTTCATCACAACTTAGCTGTTATTTAATTTTCAGGTTTCTTCTGGTATCATTTGAAATGCAGTTAGAAATGTAATGACATGTAGAAAAGACATGAAGGATTAGCAATGCATTTAAAACTCACTTATTATACTTATTCACTTATAAACCCTTTAaatgtggattttacttttttatttc
This genomic window from Ictalurus punctatus breed USDA103 chromosome 1, Coco_2.0, whole genome shotgun sequence contains:
- the LOC108271481 gene encoding myosin-7 — protein: MSDAQMAEFGAAASFLRKSELERLEAQTRAFDMKRACFVPDPEEEYVKGTIISRDGDKVTCETEKGKTVTVKEADIHPQNPPKFDKIEDMAMFTFLHEPAVLFNLKERYAAWMIYTYSGLFCVTINPYKWLPVYNQEVVIAYRGKKRSEAPPHIFSISDNAYQYMLADRENQSILITGESGAGKTVNTKRVIQYFASIAAGGFKRDPNDKRGTLEDQIIQCNPALEAFGNAKTIRNDNSSRFGKFIRIHFGATGKLASADIETYLLEKSRVTFQLKAERDYHIFYQILSQKKPELLEMLLITANPYDYAFISQGETQVASISDADELMATDEAFDVLGFTQEEKNSIYKLTGAIMHYGNMKFKQKQREEQAEADGTEDADKAAYLMGLNSADLIKSLCHPRVKVGNEWVTKGQNVQQVYYATGALSKAVYEKMFLWMVIRINQSLDTKQPRQYFIGVLDIAGFEIFDFNTFEQLCINFTNEKLQQFFNHHMFVLEQEEYKKEGIEWTFIDFGMDLQACIDLIEKPMGIMSILEEECMFPKASDSTFKAKLYDNHLGKSANFQKPRIVKGKPEAHFSLIHYAGTVDYNINNWLVKNKDPLNETVVGLYQKSTMKLLANLFANYAGADSAITEGSAGGKTKEKKKKGSSFQTVSALHRENLNKLMTNLRSTHPHFVRCIIPNETKTPGAMENPLVMHQLRCNGVLEGIRICRKGFPNRILYGDFKQRYRILNPAAIPEGQFIDSRKGAEKLLGSLDIDHNQYKFGHTKVFFKAGLLGLLEEMRDDRLALIITRFQACARGLLSRVEFQKMVERRDALLVIQWNVRAFMGVKNWPWMKLYFKIKPLLRSAEAEKEMANMKEEFLKLKEAYAKSEARRKELEEKMVTLLQEKNDLQLQVQAEQDNLCDAEERCEGLIKNKIQLEAKCKELTERLEDEEEMNAELTAKKRKLEDECSELKKDIDDLELTLAKVEKEKHATENKVKNLTEEMAALDEIIARLTKEKKALQEAHQQTLDDLQSEEDKVNTLTKAKAKLEQQVDDLEGSLEQEKKLRMDLERAKRKLEGDLKLTQENIMDLENDKQQLEERLKKKDFEISQLNSKIEDEQAMAAQLQKKLKELQARIEELEEELEAERAARAKIEKQRADLARELEEISERLEEAGGATVAQIEMNKKREAEFQKLRRDLEESTLQHEATAATLRKKHADSVADLGEQIDNLQRVKQKLEKEKSELRLELDDVVSNMEQIVKSKTNLEKMCRTLEDQMTEYRTKFEEGQRSINDFSMQKSKLLTENGELTRQLEEKDSLVSQLTRSKQSFTQQIEDLKRQLEEEVKAKNALAHAVQSARHDSDLLREQYEEEQEAKAELQRSLSKANSEVAQWRTKYETDAIQRTEELEDAKKKLAQRLQDAEEAVEAVNAKCSSLEKTKHRLQNEIEDLMVDVERSNAAAAALDKKQRNFDKILAEWKQKYEESQSELESSQKEARSLSTELFKLKNSYEESLDHLETMKRENKNLQEEISDLTEQIGETGKSIHELEKIRKQLEQEKAEIQSALEEAEASLEHEEGKILRAQLEFNQVKADIERKLAEKDEEMEQAKRNHQRVMDTLQSSLEAETRSRNEALRVKKKMEGDLNEMEIQLNQANRQASEAQKQLKSLHGHIKDTQLHLDDALRANDDLKENIAIVERRNNLIQAELDELRSLVEQTERGRKLAEQELLDVSERVQLLHSQNTSLLNQKKKLEGDTSQLQTEVEEAVQECRNAEEKAKKAITDAAMMAEELKKEQDTSAHLERMKKNMEQTIKDLQHRLDEAEQIAMKGGKKQVQKLEARVRELENEVEIEQKKASESVKGIRKYERRIKELTYQTEEDRKNLARLQDLVDKLQLKVKSYKRTAEEAEEQANTHLGKFRKLQHELDEAEERADIAESQVNKLRAKSRDVSSKKGHDEE